In Mesorhizobium sp. M9A.F.Ca.ET.002.03.1.2, the DNA window TTGTGAAAAACGCGTACAGAGGGACCACCCTAAGGATACGCTTTCTGTAGAATTGAATGGGCCGTATGTTTTTATTTTGTGTCGTGCGGACCATGATGAATCCACTGATGACGAAAAATAGGTCCACCCCTCCGTATCCAAAACTCCTGAGCCAATGCGGAAGGACGTCGGTCACGATCAGTTCCTGGGTATGAACCCAGACCACCAACGTCGCGGCGATCGCCCGCATGACCTGAACATTGAAAACCATACCGGAAGGAGTCCCGACTTCAACGTGGGCTTGGGCGTTCCATTTTCCTCTCGTCGCCGCCTACAAGGCGGGCGCTCCAGTCAACCTAGACCGGATCGACATCGGCGGGACCACAGGCGCAAAGCGCAAGCCGCAGATCGCCGAATTATGCCACAATGATCTCTGCTGAGAGACCGAGCTTGCATGCGGCCTGGGCAACTTCGTCTCGATAGAGCGGATTCATCACGACGATAGACTGCAGGGGCTTGCCGCGCAGGCTCTCGGGACCAACCACCGGTGTCCCGGTGCGAGGAGCAAAGCGCCCCTGCTTGTACGGGTTGACGTCGACCAGCGCTCCAATCCGCGCCCCTTCAGGAACGATGTTGACGAATGTAATGCCCTTTGATCCCGCACCCCAGACAACGGTCCGCTCCGGATCCCTGTTTGACAAGTAATCGCGCCACCAGGCGACCTTTTCGCAATACGTTCGGTCGAATCGGTGGACGAGCGCATCGATCTTTTCAGATTTTGAATACGGGGCCATCATCCGGGGTTCGCTAGGCTTTGCTTCAATGAAGAGGTACTGGTCACCGTATGACGCACCTTGGTCAAGCACCTCGAATCCTGCTGTCTCCATCGCTACCCGCAGTGAGTGCGGCGTGAAGTAGGATACGTGCTCGTAAATCAGATCCCAGATCCCCATGTCTCGCAATGTATAGAGCGCGTTGGGCACCTCGATGTAGAATACGGTACTGGGCCCAACGCCTGGATGGGAACGAAGCCCCTGCAGGAAGGCGATCGGGTTAGCTATGTGCTCCAGGACGTGACGGCAGGAAACGAAGTCGGGCCTGACGTCCGGATAGGCATCGCCGAACCAGTCGTTGATGAATTCCACGCCGGCGACGTTCTCGCCCCGATTGTCTTCGAAGCTCCTGTCGAAGCCAATGCCTCTGGCGCCGCTGGTTGAGCAAAGTCGCTTGAGGAAATCACCCTTGCCGCAGCCGATGTCCAAGGCCAGTTTTCCATCGAGTGCGTAAGCTGCGGACAGGCGATCAGCGAGATCCTCGACGAAGGCCACGAAGCGCGGCGAGAAATGCAGGGAATTCTCGTAGTTTTGCGTATAGCCGATCCGACCGTCTTCAAACGCCGCGTTGAAGAAATGTTCACAACTGCGGCAAAACGCGAGAACGAATTGGCCAGTCGGTGCAGCAACGGCCGAGTTTGCGTCAGGGTGCAGGGAATTGCACGAAAATGGAATGGCGTCGAATGATACCGAGTGCAGCAAATCCTGCTGCCGGCAGACTGGACAATCGACGCGAAGCCGCATCGAATTCGTCAGCGGGTCACGCGCTTCGGCGCAGGCAGCGCTTCGGATTTGCACGGTCACACGATCCGCGGAGTCGGCACGGGAACGATGAATTTTCCGCCCCTGGCCCGATATTCTGTTTGCTGCGCCATGATCTCATCGAGGAAATTCCAGGCAAGCACCAGCACGTAGTCCGGCTGCGCCTCCAACAGAGCCTCCGTAGAGCGGATAGGAATCTTCTGACCGGGCATGTACTTGCCCTGCTTGTGAGTGTTGCGGTCTACGACGAAGTCAATGAGATCGCGTCCGATGCCGACCGTGTTGATCAAGGTGGCGCCTTTGGCCGCCGCCCCATAGGCAGCGATCGAGGCGCCGGTCGCTTTCAGCCGGTGCAGCAATGCGGAGAGCTCGACTTTCAACTTGTCGACCGTCACGGAAAAATCGAGGTAGTAGTCGATGGAATCGATCCCTCGGGCTCTTTCATGAGCGATCTGGCTCGTGACGCTCTCGCCGACACGTTCCTGCCTTTCGACATACAGGCGAATAGAACCGCCATGAATCGACAAGTGTTTTATCTCGTTGAGATAAAGGCCATGTCTCCGAAACAGCTTGTCCAATGCCGTCACTGAAAAATAGCACAGATGTTCGTGGTAGATCGTATCGAATTCGCAATGGTCGATCATCGGCTCGACATACGGCGCCTCGATCACCGCAACGCCGTCGTCCTTGAGCAACCGTGCAATGCCTGAAACAAAACCGTTGGTGTCGGCCACATGGGCGAGCACATTGTTTGCGTGGATCACGTCGGCTCGTATGCCCTCTTTGCAAAGGGATTCGGCCAGTTCGCGAGTGAAGAACGTCAGACGTGTCGGCACGCCAACCTTCCCGGCGGCGGCGGCAGGCCCATCGGCGGGGTCGATGCCAAGCACTTGTATGCCCGCCTCGACATAGTTCTTCAGCAGATAACCGTCGTTGCTTGCCAGCTCGATCACGAAACTGCCAGAGTTCAAGCCGCGGCGTTCGATCAGATCGAGCACGTTGTCTCGAGAATGCCGCAGCAGCGCTTGCGAGAACGAGGAGTAGTAGGGATAGGCATCGGCAAACAGGATCCTGGGGTTCACCGTTTCCGTGATCTGCACCAAGCTGCAATCGCTGCAGAAGGCGACATTGAGCGGAAAGACCGGCTCCTCCTCGCCATCGTCGATGCGCGATGGAAGCCGATCGGCGAGGGGCGTCGTACCGAGCTTCAGGAACGTATCGATGTGACTTCCGCCGCAAGATCGGCAGACCTGCTCGGTTATCGACGCTGCACCAGCGATCATCATGGCCATGGCTCCCGGCTGTGTTTGCTCAAATCGCCATCGCCAATTGCGGCGTGCGGCGCAGATCGGCATCCAGTTCGCCGTTCCGGATCAGCTTCTGCACATGGGCGATGCGCTTGAACCGCTCACCCTCGAAATCCTCGACTGCGAGACCTGCAGCGCGAAATGTGGAATAGAGCTGTTCGATGCCGCGCCGCGCCGTCCATTGCGGCTTAAACCCGTGCAGGCGGCGGCCGATATAGGCGCAGTCGACGCGATAGCACCGCTTGTCTGGCCCGGCGTCGGGCGCGAACTCCACGCGGCTGCCGGGAACGATCGCCTGGACCAAGGCCGCGATCTCCCGGATCTGATAGTTTTCCGTGGTCAAGCCGACATTGAATGCCTCGTTGTGGATCAAATCGCGCTCGGCTTCGAGGACGGCGGCATAGGCCAGCGCAATGTCCTCCACGTGGACGATCGGACGCCACGGCGACCCGTCGCTTTTGAGGTAGACCAGACCGGTTGTGTAAGCCCAGGCGGTCAGGTTGTTGACCACGAGATCGAAACGGATGCGAGGCGAGAGGCCGTAGGCAGTGGAAGCACGCAGGAATGTCGGACTGAACGATTGATCCGCCATCGGCGCGACCGCTCGCTCCACATTCGCCTTTGAGACGCCGTAAGGCGTAACCGGGTTGAAGGGAGCATCCTCAGTCAGAAAGCTGTCGCCTGCTGCGCCGTAATTGCTGCAAGAGGAGGCGTATAGGAACCGCTGGACACCGGCGGCCTTGGCGAGCTGCGCTAGCCTTACCGAAGCGCCACAGTTGATTTCTTCAGTAAGCAGGGGCCGATAGTCGCCCAAGGGATCGTTTGAAAGTCCGGCGAGATGGATGATCGCGTCGAAGCCGGCGACGTCGTCGACCTCGATGTCACGGATGTCTTTCTCGATCGTCGGCACTTCGGCCAACTTTCCCACAAAGGTGCATGATCGGAAGATGTCGCTGTCTAGACCTGTGACGTCATGGCCGCGTTCAAGCAGCATCGGAGTTAGGACGGAACCGATGTAGCCGAGGTGGCCTGTAACCAGAACTTTCATCAATCAATTCCCATGTTTTCCAGGGCGCTTGCCCGCTGTCCCACAATTTCTGAAGGAGATGCTTCTCCCGGATGGTGTCCATGCATTGCCAGAAGGATTCGTGGCGATATGCCATCAGTTGGCCGTCAGTCGCGAGCCGCTGCATTGGCGCATGCTCGAACATGACATCGTCGCCGTCGATATAGTCCTTGACGCCCGGCTCGAGCACGAAGAAGGCGCCGTTGATCCAACCCTCTGAGGCCTGTGGCTTTTCCGTGAAGTCGACAACGCGATTGCCATCGAATTCGATGTGCCCATAGCGTGCTGGCGGACGCACTGCCGTCATCGTTGCGAGCTTGCCATGCGATTTGTGAAAGGCGATCAGATCATCAAGGTTGACGTCCGAAACGCCGTCGCCCCACGTGAGCATGAACGTCTCGTCGCCCATC includes these proteins:
- a CDS encoding class I SAM-dependent methyltransferase — protein: MTVQIRSAACAEARDPLTNSMRLRVDCPVCRQQDLLHSVSFDAIPFSCNSLHPDANSAVAAPTGQFVLAFCRSCEHFFNAAFEDGRIGYTQNYENSLHFSPRFVAFVEDLADRLSAAYALDGKLALDIGCGKGDFLKRLCSTSGARGIGFDRSFEDNRGENVAGVEFINDWFGDAYPDVRPDFVSCRHVLEHIANPIAFLQGLRSHPGVGPSTVFYIEVPNALYTLRDMGIWDLIYEHVSYFTPHSLRVAMETAGFEVLDQGASYGDQYLFIEAKPSEPRMMAPYSKSEKIDALVHRFDRTYCEKVAWWRDYLSNRDPERTVVWGAGSKGITFVNIVPEGARIGALVDVNPYKQGRFAPRTGTPVVGPESLRGKPLQSIVVMNPLYRDEVAQAACKLGLSAEIIVA
- a CDS encoding class I SAM-dependent methyltransferase translates to MAMMIAGAASITEQVCRSCGGSHIDTFLKLGTTPLADRLPSRIDDGEEEPVFPLNVAFCSDCSLVQITETVNPRILFADAYPYYSSFSQALLRHSRDNVLDLIERRGLNSGSFVIELASNDGYLLKNYVEAGIQVLGIDPADGPAAAAGKVGVPTRLTFFTRELAESLCKEGIRADVIHANNVLAHVADTNGFVSGIARLLKDDGVAVIEAPYVEPMIDHCEFDTIYHEHLCYFSVTALDKLFRRHGLYLNEIKHLSIHGGSIRLYVERQERVGESVTSQIAHERARGIDSIDYYLDFSVTVDKLKVELSALLHRLKATGASIAAYGAAAKGATLINTVGIGRDLIDFVVDRNTHKQGKYMPGQKIPIRSTEALLEAQPDYVLVLAWNFLDEIMAQQTEYRARGGKFIVPVPTPRIV
- a CDS encoding SDR family oxidoreductase, which encodes MKVLVTGHLGYIGSVLTPMLLERGHDVTGLDSDIFRSCTFVGKLAEVPTIEKDIRDIEVDDVAGFDAIIHLAGLSNDPLGDYRPLLTEEINCGASVRLAQLAKAAGVQRFLYASSCSNYGAAGDSFLTEDAPFNPVTPYGVSKANVERAVAPMADQSFSPTFLRASTAYGLSPRIRFDLVVNNLTAWAYTTGLVYLKSDGSPWRPIVHVEDIALAYAAVLEAERDLIHNEAFNVGLTTENYQIREIAALVQAIVPGSRVEFAPDAGPDKRCYRVDCAYIGRRLHGFKPQWTARRGIEQLYSTFRAAGLAVEDFEGERFKRIAHVQKLIRNGELDADLRRTPQLAMAI
- the rfbF gene encoding glucose-1-phosphate cytidylyltransferase; its protein translation is MKVGILAGGLGTRLAEETEIRPKPMVEIGAKPILWHIMMHYYAYGHRDFAIALGYKGEYIKRWFSDYVAFDGSLTVEAASGNVKRHSNSLPDWSVDLVETGLNTLTGGRIKRLIDWMGDETFMLTWGDGVSDVNLDDLIAFHKSHGKLATMTAVRPPARYGHIEFDGNRVVDFTEKPQASEGWINGAFFVLEPGVKDYIDGDDVMFEHAPMQRLATDGQLMAYRHESFWQCMDTIREKHLLQKLWDSGQAPWKTWELIDESSGYRPPRLHRFRPNSDAA